The genomic region CTTCTGGCCCGGATTCATACTTCAGCATCGCCAAACTTGCCTCCCAGGCTCGATCGACACGTCGACTGCCCCGATCGGTGATGCAGATGCCGATCGAATGATAGCCGAGTTTGACCAATTCACGGTAGGCCAGGGGGATACTGTGGTACTGGTAGGTGCCCACTCGATGAATCTTAGGTTTCCTTAAAGTGAAGCCCATGGAGGCGATTGCGAATTGATCCCAGTCGAAGTCCACAGTTCGGCAACCGAGCGGCATCGGTGCAAACACAACGCCGTTGATACCTCGGGCTTTCAACATCTGGGTCAAGCGCTCCCTGCCCAACTCCGGCTCCGCGCCCCAGATGATCTCAATCGCGTAGCCCAATGTCTGAGCTCTCTGCCGGGCACCCTTGTAGAGTTCTTGAACCGATTCATCGACCAGAAGCGAAGTCGGGAAATAGTGAACGAAGGCCAGATTCGAGGTTTGTTGCGGCGGCCTGTGATGTTTCCGCGTTTGCATGAGCGCAGACACCAGGGGATTCGGGGTATAGCCCATCTTTTCCGCGAACTCGCAAATCGCCCGGGCCTTTTCTTTCCCGACGCCCGGTGTTCCGCGCAAAGCACGGGAAACGGTCATATGCGAGCAGTTTAGAGCCTTGGCGATTTCACGTATGGTGGCTGGGGGCGGCGGGGGGGGCATTGGAATCAAGCTGTCTCGGCTAAGTGTCTAGTAGCTTCTGATTAAAGTACCAGAATGCAATGAAGTTCCGTGTAACGTTCCCGCGGTGTGGATTGTTTACATGCCTTTGCTAAACCAAGGCCACCATGAAAAACAACCTACTGATACTCCCACTCACCTGCTGCGCCCTTTCATCCCTGCCGGCGCAGTCGCTCATTGTTAATTTCAACGGTTCTACCGTTGCGGGCACGGAACACTTTTACAGCCCCACTGACGGTGACGTCGTCTGGGGAAGTGATACTTTGAATTTCGATTTTGAGAATTTCCAGGATAGCAGTTCGACTGGAAACCATGCCGGCGTATTCGATAATGACGGCTCTACGTTTGGGGAGACCGGAGTCTCTTATTTCTTTGTTCGCGATCAGACAGTTGATTCTACCGGCATCACCGCCACTTTAACAATCAGTGGTTTCAGTGGAGACAATTATAAGCTCGAACTGATCAGCTCCGTTTATTCTGACACTGGCGTCCGCTTGGCAGATATTCAGGTGAATGGCAGCTTTGCGGATAGTGGCGGCGGCGTTGCTTTGTACGGAGATGACTACAATGCATATACCGATGGTTTTCTAACTGGCACGCCTTTGACTTGGAATAATGTCGTTCCAACAGGCGTCTCGAATGACACGATTACCCTTACCGTCGCCACATCCGGTCAGGATTTGATGGGCTTTATCAATGGTCTGCGGATTACCGTAATTCCCGAACCGGCTACGATGGGGCTGTTCATAGGACTCGGTCTGATCCCATGCTGTATGCTCGCTCGAAACCGGAAGTACAGATAATCGAACACACAAGATTTCTCCAAAACGGGTGTGCTTGGCCACACCCGTTTTTTGTTGGCTCGAACTGAAAGTCTTCAACTAGGCTCCACCCACTTGCCATGCTCCTTGATCAGGTCGATCAGGCGGTCCAGGGCTTCGGCGGAGGCGACGTTGTATTTCACGCACTCCTTGCCGACGTAGAGATTGATCTTGCCGGGGGCGCCGCCCACATAGCCGAAATCGGCGTCGGCCATTTCACCGGGGCCGTTGACAATACAGCCCATGATGGCGATGGTCACGCCCTTCAGGTGATCGGTACGGGCACGGATTTTCTGTGTGACGCTCTGCAGGTCAAAGAGTGTGCGCCCGCAACTCGGGCAGGCCACGAATTCGGTCTTGGATATGCGTGCCTTGGCGCCCTGGAGGATGTTGTAAGCCAAGGCCGTGGCCTTATCGAGCATGGGTTCGGTTTCCACACTGATGAGGTCGCCTATGCCGTCGCAGAGAAGCCCACCGCTGATGACACTGGCTTCCAATAATCGATCCGCGTAATAGTTTTTGGGCGCAAGAGTGTTGCCTGTGGTGTTACGAATCCAGATCGGGGCGTCGGCTATCGTATCCCGGGTCGCTTCTGCGAGAGCGCGGTATTGGCCGAGCGGGTGAGCGGAGCCGCCGCAAGCGGCGATACTATGATCGTTGCTCTGTCGCGTGTCCGCTTGCGGACGCTTTGAACATCCCGCGGTCGAAAGAATTAAATTGGCGCTCCCCATGGCCTGGAGACGCGGGCCGATTTCCTCGCGAAGCGCTTCAGCCGAGCAGTCGAGTGCAAGATTAAACCCCTTGCCCCTGCAGAACTGCAGCAGGCTTTGGGCGTAGAAACTGTCCTCCCGGCTGACCGACTGAAGGAGTATGATGCCTGCGAGTCCATCGGGCCACTCGTAGGCTTCGAGCTCCGAGAGGTCGATGCCTACCCCGAGTTCCAGCACAAAGGCTTTTACCACACTATGGAGGGCTTCGTGCAGGCCCCTGAAAGGTTCCAGATCTACGGCTGTCTGGATCTCGACTTGCAGGCCTTCGATTTTACTGTCCTTGAACTTGGTTTGAACAATGCAGACATCTTGGATGATGGCAGCTGTTTCGCCGACTGGGTGCGCGGTTTTAACGATGACCGCCGGCAAGGATTCGCCGCCGATGCTGCAGTCGGGCCCCAGCTCGATCGTGCGGGTTTCCCTGCGTCGAAAATCAAAGGGATCGATACTGTCCTTCAGCGGTTCACCCAACTGGGAGTCCGCCTGTGCATTCCAGAGTGTCATCGCCTTATGCGCCAGGTCACGGGCGACGGGGACCTCGTAGATCGGATCTTCAGTCAAAGACACGCGGATGGTGTCGCCCAGGCCGTCGTTGAGCAAGGTGCCGATGCCAATCGCGCTCTTCACCCGGGCATCTTCGCCATCACCGGCCTCGGTCACGCCGAGGTGGAGCGGGTAGTCCATGCCCTCCTGCTTCATCCGGGCCACGGCGAGACGGTAGGCTTCGATCATGACCTTCGGGTTGCTGGCTTTGAGTGAGAGGCAGATATCCTGATAGTCATGGCTTTCCGCGATACGGATGAACTCCAGTGCGCTCTCGACCATGCCGAGCGGGCTGTCCCCGTAGCGGTTCATGATCCGGTCGGAGAGGGAGCCATGATTGGTCCCGATGCGCATGGCGCGTCCGAGCTCCTTGCAGCGCAGCACGATCGGCGAAAAGGCTTCGTGCAGGCGCTCGAGTTCCTCCTCGTAGGCGCTGTCGCTGTATTCCTGCACGGCGAACTTTTTCTTGTCGGCATAGTTGCCCGGATTGATACGGACCTTTTCGACATGCTTGGCCGCTTCCATGGCCGCAGAGGGCAGGAAATGGATGTCCGCAACCAGCGGGACCTCGCACTTGGCCGCACGTAGCTTCTTTGAAATCTCGCCGAGTGCCTCGGCGGCCTTCTTGTTCGGTGCGGTGATCCGGACGATTTCGCAACCCGCTTCGGCCAGCGCCAGTGTCTGCTTTACGGTGGCGTCCACGTCCTGGGTGTTCGTCGTGGTCATCGACTGCACGCGGATCGGGTGGTGCCCGCCGATGCCGATGTTGCCGACCATTACCTCCCGGGTTGAACGCCGCTTGGCAATAAAGCGGGAGGCGCAGTAGTCGAGTTGGGCAAGCACGGGAGAACTCATGACCGATATTTTGAAACTGCGAATGGATGCGGATGCACGCTAAATTTCGTCTTATGAAATCCCCGGCTACTCCGCATCGACGGCAGTGGGTGCCGGCTCAGTATTTTCGATGGCCGGGTTGGCTTCTTTGTCCTTTGCGTTCTGCTTTACCTGAGGGGCGTCGTCAATGATACCGGCGTCGACGCCGACGCGCTTCACATCGTAGAAACTTACGTAGGCGACGAAGCTCAACAGGAGCACGACAAAGGCGACTTGCAGGTTTTCCATCAGCTTGCGGGGCAGGGGGCGTCCAATTAGCTTGGAAATTGTGGCGAAGAGCATGTGGCCGCCGTCGAGGACCGGGATGGGCAGCAGGTTGAATATGGCCAGGTTCACATTGATCAGGGCCAGAAACCAAACCACATCGATCCAGCCATAACGGGCCATCGAGGTCAGTCCGTGTACGATGCCGACCGGGCCACTCATGTTACGAACTTTAACATCGGAACTCTTGTGCACCAAGGCAACGAGGGTCAGGCGCATGGTGTTGGCCATAATGCCGATTTGTTCGATCGGATTGCGATGCACTCGTTCAGTCTTTGCCTCATAAAAGTAGGCAAAGCCAAATCGAGGTTGGGTCTCACCTGGCGCTATTTTGGGCACGATCGGCAGTACCACTTCTTCGCCGTTTCGAAGCACTTTCAGATCGATGGGGCCACCTTCATGGTTACTAAGGTAGACGCTCAAAAAGGCCGAGGAGGCGATTGCTTGATCATCCAATGCCAAGAGCTTGTCACCTGGTAACAGACCGGCTTCGGCGGCAGGCATATTTTGCTGCACTTGGCTGACTACGAGATCTGTGCCGGGATCCACTCCAATATACCGGATATCTTCGGAGGTCACCAAGGCCGGATAAACTCTGAATGTCATTGTCTGCTCATCCCGCAACACGGTCACATCGGCGAAGGCGCGACCTTCCTCGTCGCGACCGGTGCCGGTCATGACGGCATTGTTGAACTGCATCCAGTCACCTACACCTTCGTTATCGACCTTCAGGATGATGTCGCCTTCTTTCAGGCCGGCTTCAAAAGCGGGACCGGGGACGATCGCACCCTCGGAATTTACGATTTCCGGCGCAACAAAATCGACTTCGGTGGACTTGATAATGTCCTGTCCGACCCACCAGAGGATCAGGGACAGGCCGAATGCCAGAATCAAATTAAACACCGCGCCCATGACGGCGACGATCATCTTGTCGGCATAGGAGATCGGGGGCAGCTTGTCGGCCTCGTCGCCTTCGCCGCCTTCCAAGCGGCCCATGTCCGCCAGTTGAGGGAGAGAGACATAGCCGCCCAGTGGCAGCAGCGAGATCCGGAAATCGGTACCGTTACGGTGCCAGCCGAAGAGGCGTGGGCCGAAGCCGATGGAAAAACGGTCTGCGATCAGGCCGCGCTTCTTGGCCGCGATAAAGTGGCCGAGTTCATGGATGAAAATACAGAAGCCGAGGCAGAAGAGGGCGATAGCGATGTACCAGAAATTGAGCAGGTAAGCCATGTGTGTATCGGAAAGTCAGTAGTTGAGCGCGAGGGAGCGTGCCTCCTGGTCAATTTGAAGCAAGGCTGCGATGTCGGTTGGTTGGGTCTTTGACATTGTATTCAAACAATGCCCGATGATCTTCGGAATATCAAGGTAGGCGACCTCTTTGGCGAGGAAGCGTCCGACCGCGATTTCATTGGCGGCATTGAAGACGGCCATCGCACTGCCGCCGGTGCGGAGGGCGTCGTAGGCCAGTTCGAGGCAGGGATAGCGGGAAAAGTCGGGTGCCTTGAAGTCCAGTTGCATGGCCTGGGTGAAATCCAGCGTCGCATCGACTCCTTTGGCGCGCTCGGGGTAAAGCAGGCAGTGCTGAATGGCGAAAGTCATGGAAGGCGGGCTGAGCTGGGCGAGGATCGAGCCGTCGATGAATTGGACGAAGGAATGGACGATGCTTTGTGGATGAATGACCACTTCGAGGCGCTCAGGTTCCAGCCCGAAAAGCCAGAAGGCTTCGATCAGCTCAAGTCCTTTGTTCGCCATCGTGGCCGAGTCGACGGTGATTTTCGGGCCCATGCTCCAGTTCGGATGCTGGGTGGCATCCTTCGGTGTGACCGAGGCCAGGGCTTCGACCGGTGCATCCCTGAACTGGCCGCCTGACGCGGTCAGGATCAGCTTGTCCAGCTGACGTCCGGGGTAGCCCTCGATGCATTGAAAGATCGCATTGTGCTCGCTGTCGGTGGGCAGGAGGCGTACACCCTTGCGTTGGGCGGCTTCGATCACAAATGCACCGCCGAGGACGAGCAGTTCCTTGTTGGCCAGCGCGATGTCCTTGCCGGACTCGATGGCGGCAAGGGCCGGTTTCAAGCCGCAGGCACCCACCACCGCAACCAGCACAATCTCGGCCTCCTCCAGGGTGGCAATAGCGCTGAGCGCATCCGGGCCGCCGTGGATCTGTGTTCCGGCGGGAAACTGGCCGTCGGTTTGGGCCCGGCGATAGGCCGCTTCGTCCGACAAGGCCGCGTGCGGCACCTTGAACTCCCGGCAGATCTCCGCCAGAGCCCGGTCATTTCCATTGGCGGCCACTCCGACGAGCTGCAGCTTGTCCGGATGGGCCCGCAGTACACGTAGTGTGCTGCCGCCAATGGAACCGGTGGCTCCTAGCAGGACGATCTTCCTTGGCCCCGGGTCCGACATTTAGAAAATCGAGTATTTGAACAGCAGGTAAGCCAGGGGTGCCGTCAGGATCAGGCTGTCCGAGAGGTCGAAAATGCCCCCGATTCCCGGGATAATGCTGCCGGAGTCCTTGACCTCGGCCTGACGCTTGAAGGCGGATTCCACCAAGTCTGAGGCGATCGAGGCGATCGAGATCGGCACGGCGATCAAGGCGGCAAGCCACCAACTGAAACCTTCCGGAGCGAAGTTGTTGAAGAGGCCGAGAAAAACGAGGCCGACCAGCACCGCGCTGACCACGCCGCCGACCGCACCTTCGTAGGTCTTTTTCGGACTGATGATGGAAAGCGGGGTCTTTCCGAATTTCATGCCGACCAGCAGACCGCCGACATCGGTGCACTTGGCGACTGCGACGACCCAGACCGTGAGGAAGATTCCCGTGTTGGCCCCATAGTCATTGTATTCGGCGGTCTTGACGATTTTGATCAGGAAATGCAACAGGTAGGGGACGTAGATCAGCCCGAACAGGGTCGGCATGAAGCTGCGAAGCCGGCCTGCTTGAACATCCATACGGATGATCGTGATGGTCAGTACGAGGAAACTCAGTAGAAAAAGATCGTTTCCGGAGTCGAGGCCGCCCAGGTAATAGGAACCCAGGACGATGACCACCCCACAGGCGAGGCCGAGTGGCTTCATCGGGGACAGGCCGATCTTTTCAAACAACTGGTAGAGCTCCAGTTGTGTCATGCAGGCGATGGCTGCGACGAGGAAGACTCCGGCATGTACGCCGAAGATCAGCAGCGAGACGACGAGCGTCGTCCAGAGAATTGTAAAACTGATGAAGCGTTGCTGCATGAAAGGTGTCTCAGGGGTTGGAATATGTCTGTCTTAGCGGCGTTCAGGCGTTTTGCAACTGTTCTGCGGTTTTGCCGTAACGTCGTTCCCGCGCCGCATAGTCGTCCAGCGCCGCTTTGAAGTGCGCCTCGGTGAATTCGGGCCAGAATACGGAGGTTGTGTAGATTTCGGCGTATGCCGCCTGAAGCATGAGGAAATTGCTTAAACGATACTCGCCGGAGGTGCGGATGACGAGGTCCGGGTCGGGCATGTCCTTGGTGTACAGGTAGCTGCGCAATGTTTCGTAGTCCAGCTTCTCCGGATCCAGGGTTCCCGCCTGTGCCGCACGGGCGATGGCCTGCATGGCGTCAACCACTTCGGTACGGGAGCCGTAATTGAGCGCCAGTGCCAGAGTCTGGTCTTTGAAATCGCTCGTGTCGGCCTCGGCACGCTGAAGCAATTCCTGAATCCGCACGGGCAATTCCCGATAGCGGCCCACCACGCGTAGGCGGATCTTCCGCTTCATCAGTTCCTTGTGCTGGTCCACGAGAAAGCGCTCCAGCAGTTTCATCAGCCCGTCGACCTCCTCCTTGGGGCGGTTCCAGTTTTCCACGCTGAAGGCGTAGAGTGTCAGGTAACGAACCCCGAAGTCCCGGGCGGCGTTGAGGGCACGCTTGACCGATTCCGCGCCCCGGCGGTGCCCCTCAATTCGGGGCAGGCCCTGCTTGCGGGCCCAGCGGCCGTTGCCGTCCATGATGATCGCAACGTGCTGAGGCACTTTGCGGTCAGTTGAAGGCAGGGTTTCCAAGGTCTCAGACATGCGATTGGTTGACAGACAGGTATCAGGCACAGTTAAAACGCAGCCCGCATCACGTGCAATGCGAAAGGCAGTCCGGCTGCGGATTCAAGGCTTACTGATTGAGCTCGACCAGTTTGGCGAGAATCGCCTTCTGGGCGTGCAGCCTGTTTTCCGCCTCGTCAAAAATGATGGATTGCGGACTGTCGAGGACGTCTTGGGTGACTTCTTCGCCGGCATGAGCCGGGAGGCAGTGCATGAAATAGGCGTCCGCTTTGGCCAGGGCCATCAGTTCGCTGGTGACCGAGTAGGGGGCCATCTGTGCCTTGCGCGTCACGGCCTCGGCTTCGTCGCCCATCGAGACCCAGACATCGGTATACACGACATCGGCATCCTGCATGGCTTTCTTCGGGTCGAGGGTATAGGTGTACTCCACCGGCAAGCCGTCGGCCTTCAAGGCGTCGATCACCTCCTGTTGCGGTTCAAAACCCTCCGGGCCGGAGAGGGCGATTTCCATTCCGAACATGGCTGCGGTG from Coraliomargarita parva harbors:
- a CDS encoding phosphatidate cytidylyltransferase, which codes for MQQRFISFTILWTTLVVSLLIFGVHAGVFLVAAIACMTQLELYQLFEKIGLSPMKPLGLACGVVIVLGSYYLGGLDSGNDLFLLSFLVLTITIIRMDVQAGRLRSFMPTLFGLIYVPYLLHFLIKIVKTAEYNDYGANTGIFLTVWVVAVAKCTDVGGLLVGMKFGKTPLSIISPKKTYEGAVGGVVSAVLVGLVFLGLFNNFAPEGFSWWLAALIAVPISIASIASDLVESAFKRQAEVKDSGSIIPGIGGIFDLSDSLILTAPLAYLLFKYSIF
- a CDS encoding LacI family DNA-binding transcriptional regulator, producing the protein MPPPPPPATIREIAKALNCSHMTVSRALRGTPGVGKEKARAICEFAEKMGYTPNPLVSALMQTRKHHRPPQQTSNLAFVHYFPTSLLVDESVQELYKGARQRAQTLGYAIEIIWGAEPELGRERLTQMLKARGINGVVFAPMPLGCRTVDFDWDQFAIASMGFTLRKPKIHRVGTYQYHSIPLAYRELVKLGYHSIGICITDRGSRRVDRAWEASLAMLKYESGPEAVHLLPETIESKETFAQWLAEHRIDALINAGHHTLHDFFPELGIRVPEDLGYVSFHAKDTATVRRDWVGIGAEAVNLVDSQLMHNERGIPAKPKTVLVEGEWDPADTVRTIRPERSV
- the ispG gene encoding (E)-4-hydroxy-3-methylbut-2-enyl-diphosphate synthase; this translates as MSSPVLAQLDYCASRFIAKRRSTREVMVGNIGIGGHHPIRVQSMTTTNTQDVDATVKQTLALAEAGCEIVRITAPNKKAAEALGEISKKLRAAKCEVPLVADIHFLPSAAMEAAKHVEKVRINPGNYADKKKFAVQEYSDSAYEEELERLHEAFSPIVLRCKELGRAMRIGTNHGSLSDRIMNRYGDSPLGMVESALEFIRIAESHDYQDICLSLKASNPKVMIEAYRLAVARMKQEGMDYPLHLGVTEAGDGEDARVKSAIGIGTLLNDGLGDTIRVSLTEDPIYEVPVARDLAHKAMTLWNAQADSQLGEPLKDSIDPFDFRRRETRTIELGPDCSIGGESLPAVIVKTAHPVGETAAIIQDVCIVQTKFKDSKIEGLQVEIQTAVDLEPFRGLHEALHSVVKAFVLELGVGIDLSELEAYEWPDGLAGIILLQSVSREDSFYAQSLLQFCRGKGFNLALDCSAEALREEIGPRLQAMGSANLILSTAGCSKRPQADTRQSNDHSIAACGGSAHPLGQYRALAEATRDTIADAPIWIRNTTGNTLAPKNYYADRLLEASVISGGLLCDGIGDLISVETEPMLDKATALAYNILQGAKARISKTEFVACPSCGRTLFDLQSVTQKIRARTDHLKGVTIAIMGCIVNGPGEMADADFGYVGGAPGKINLYVGKECVKYNVASAEALDRLIDLIKEHGKWVEPS
- a CDS encoding isoprenyl transferase is translated as MSETLETLPSTDRKVPQHVAIIMDGNGRWARKQGLPRIEGHRRGAESVKRALNAARDFGVRYLTLYAFSVENWNRPKEEVDGLMKLLERFLVDQHKELMKRKIRLRVVGRYRELPVRIQELLQRAEADTSDFKDQTLALALNYGSRTEVVDAMQAIARAAQAGTLDPEKLDYETLRSYLYTKDMPDPDLVIRTSGEYRLSNFLMLQAAYAEIYTTSVFWPEFTEAHFKAALDDYAARERRYGKTAEQLQNA
- the dxr gene encoding 1-deoxy-D-xylulose-5-phosphate reductoisomerase — its product is MSDPGPRKIVLLGATGSIGGSTLRVLRAHPDKLQLVGVAANGNDRALAEICREFKVPHAALSDEAAYRRAQTDGQFPAGTQIHGGPDALSAIATLEEAEIVLVAVVGACGLKPALAAIESGKDIALANKELLVLGGAFVIEAAQRKGVRLLPTDSEHNAIFQCIEGYPGRQLDKLILTASGGQFRDAPVEALASVTPKDATQHPNWSMGPKITVDSATMANKGLELIEAFWLFGLEPERLEVVIHPQSIVHSFVQFIDGSILAQLSPPSMTFAIQHCLLYPERAKGVDATLDFTQAMQLDFKAPDFSRYPCLELAYDALRTGGSAMAVFNAANEIAVGRFLAKEVAYLDIPKIIGHCLNTMSKTQPTDIAALLQIDQEARSLALNY
- the rseP gene encoding RIP metalloprotease RseP, translated to MAYLLNFWYIAIALFCLGFCIFIHELGHFIAAKKRGLIADRFSIGFGPRLFGWHRNGTDFRISLLPLGGYVSLPQLADMGRLEGGEGDEADKLPPISYADKMIVAVMGAVFNLILAFGLSLILWWVGQDIIKSTEVDFVAPEIVNSEGAIVPGPAFEAGLKEGDIILKVDNEGVGDWMQFNNAVMTGTGRDEEGRAFADVTVLRDEQTMTFRVYPALVTSEDIRYIGVDPGTDLVVSQVQQNMPAAEAGLLPGDKLLALDDQAIASSAFLSVYLSNHEGGPIDLKVLRNGEEVVLPIVPKIAPGETQPRFGFAYFYEAKTERVHRNPIEQIGIMANTMRLTLVALVHKSSDVKVRNMSGPVGIVHGLTSMARYGWIDVVWFLALINVNLAIFNLLPIPVLDGGHMLFATISKLIGRPLPRKLMENLQVAFVVLLLSFVAYVSFYDVKRVGVDAGIIDDAPQVKQNAKDKEANPAIENTEPAPTAVDAE